ACTTAAGTATAAATCATCTTTTTATCCATGTCGCCCGAATTACTGTTTTGCCGAATTTGGGCAGTTTTCCCCTCCTGCCCCCTCCTGTGGTTGCACGCCTACCCCCTATCCATTGCCTCTCGGCATTCCCACCCCTACACACACACGTGACCTCCTGAATCCGCCTCTTGGCGAGTGGGATTATGTtctctttgtttatttaaaatatgTTGAAATAAGTTAGTTCATGTGATGTCTTGTGTATTTAATATGAACCATGGGTGGCGAACCCCAATAAATATAGGCCACTGGCATGGTGACGGGGGTGGGGGACGTTGCGGAATGGATTTGTGAGTTCGTGAATAAATTATTTGCAAATGGGAAGGTTTGAGGAGTGGATTGGGTGGGAGGGGTGAGCTTGTGATCAGAGGGTAGGGGGTTGCCCgtggggttaaaggcagtggacactattggtaattgtcaaagactagccttcacagttggtgtatctcaacatatgcataaaataactaacctgtgaacatttgagctcaatcggtcatcgaagttgcgagataataatgaaagaaaaaaacaccattgtcacacgaagttgtgtgcgtttatagatggttgatttcgagacctcaagttctaaatctgaggtctcgaaatcaaattcgtggaaatatactttctttctcaaaaactatggcacttcagagggagccgtttctcacaatgttttataccatcaacctctccccaattactcgtcaccaagaaaggttttatgctaataattattttgagtaattaccaatagtgtccactgcctctaagggcggtgtggggggggggggggtcgcattTCGTAAAGTGACAGTTCGCTACTGTGTGTgcttatattaattttattcttTTGGGGTTAAATGCAAAACAATAAttgcgacttgacttgactccAGACAAAAATGGCTATGTTACACAATGCCTGTCTCCGGTACATCTGCTGCTTTTGTTTCTGACTGGACCAAATATGTCATCGCTCTGTTTACCGCCAAATTCTACGCTTACGCTCATCATTCTcagcttactgtgcaagcgccgaattgaTGTGCCAGCTGCGCAGGCGAAAATGCgcagtaacatggagtacgcatgcgcacaagCATAGTTCCATATAGACACTTCATTTGCAATGTCACAGCTCGAGATTTTGCAAACCGcaataaatgcaaatcaaaaacagatgaAGTGAAgaaatgttacacaaatattcaataatgattttgaatttgatggaaacaaatcaacaaatttaagaCATATTTCAGCTCATGAAAgtttacagaatttgttttaatcttttggtcacaattttgtttaaaggcagtggacactattgttaattgtcaaagactagccttcacagttggtgtatctcaacatatgcattaaataacaaacctgtgaaaatttgagctcaatcggtcatcgaacttgcgagataataatgaaagaaaaataacccttgtcacacgaagttgtgtgcatttagatggttgatttcgagacctcaagttctaaatctgaggtctcgaaatcaaattacttctttctcgaaaactattgcacttcagagggagccgtttctcacaatgttttataccatcaacctctccccattattcgtcaccaagaaaggttttatgctaataattattttgagtaattaccaatagtgtccactgcctttaacccgaTTGATTGTTTTGCCAATATTCGGCCGGCCAGGCCAACCGGCGCACTTTGTTTATTAGTAATGGAAATGTCTCTTCTAACCGGtgtaaaatacgcttgacgCAAGCAGGGattccgtaagcgccaattccttgcttacggtaagcagagacatgacAATTGGGTCCAAGTGTGTTTGTTGTTGGTGGCGGTAGTAAGTTGATATGTTTTTGCATTATACAtgcgtctttaaaggcactggacactattggtaattattcaacatactgtaagcataaaaaaggttacttggtaacgagcaatggagagatgctgaaagtagaaaacattgtgagaaacggctccctctgtcgTAACAtgatttttaagaaagaggtaatttctcactcaaatattaaagactTAATGCCTGGAGCTTTTtccaaggcatctgaaagcacacaatgtgcacaacaagggtgtttttctttcattattcttttgcaacgaTGACCAACCGAGTCCAAActtcacagatttgtcattttattcatatgttgggatacaccaagtgagaatactggtctttgacaattaccaaagatgtccaggggtggatttcacaaaggtagtcctaacttaggactagtcctaggcaatgctaacagataggactggtcctaagttaggaccagtaactcatcctaacttaggactggtcctatctcttagcattgcctaggactagtcctaagttaggactacctttgtaaaatccacccagtgcctttaaactaaatTTAGTTGTGCTGATGGGTTTGTTGACAACCCTTCCACAAAAGACCTCATCACGCCTGTCAGACTTGAGAGTCATGGTCGTAACCCTTCGTAATTGTTATGATATTTCCACCATCCCCAACAGGACTAGTGGTTTCAAAAAACAAGCACGTACCTTCGCTCGTCCctagcgccttgctttaaccaaaggcgttgggatgggcaaacgtatcatgcacgctCATTGGTTAATgtgcagtcccatcatgcatcacactcacactgcgccaTATTTCTATACAAgaacttcctgaacaagaatctgtgcaagctgattaacccatcccagcggtcctggatagaatGGCCGCTGGGGCCGTGCGAAGCACGTACCTTATTTCATTACCTTTCTTGTATACAGCTGTATACTTGTTGAGCGATTTTGTTTTGGTAATGGGAACGCTATTTTAACTTGTTAAtaattgtgtgtgtgtattatttaaatgtaattctgacatttgcacacattttttcGTAGTTATCGATCAGCAAATTAGGCACAGGCTCAATAATTTGAAAAACTAGAAATGTTcctgccgttgacggcgtgcgTCAAAATGACACTACATTGACGCCATGTGATGTTGCTTTAGTAATATCTCAACACTGCAACATAGTGGCTGTACAAAAAGGAGCTCCTACATTATGACATAACATCAGTGTCGtgacgtaacggggcttttagTGAATCTTTCTGAAAAGCACAGGGGAAGGGTAttcaaaatgaatgttttttaccaAACTAAAATCTTTACATTACCATGTGAACGCAATTTTCGTATCGATTGAAATTTGTTTAACTAACTTTAGCAAATATTACTTATTGACGCGTTCATTCAAGTAGGTCTTTAAGTTAAATTAGATGCCCagttttttattatgtgttttttCATATTGTATGTCCTTCTTATCCTCTTCTTGCAATTTTTACCACGATTCAAAATTCAAGGTTAATAGTCAATAATTATAGTCTTGTCACCAATTATACACATAaacagtgaaattcacttcggTTTGCAAGTCAgtctaaaacattaaaaatacaattttgattCAACATAAACTAACCAACTTCGTCGTCTCTCGTTCTTTCCAGAGACCAACTGTTCAGGTTTTGGTTACTGTTTCAAATTCAGACTCGTCAAAGACATCATCGGCAAGCAGATCAAATCAGTCAATCTGTGGCTATATCTGACAGCTGAAGAAGGGAACCGAAGCGCTCTCAGACAGATAACCGTCATGCTGTTAACGGTCGGTGAGGGCGACATTGTACGGAAGGAACTCGCTACAAAGGTATTATTACGAATAACTGTGCCCATTTTCAGTAACTTACAGGGCACTGGAatctgttggtaattactcaaaataattgttggcataaaaacttacttggtaacgaacaatgaagagctgttgataaggtATATAGCATTGTTGGAATCGGCTTTGTTATTATTGTCACAtgccagtgttctcacttggtgtattccaacattatgtacattattttgtatactaaaaaaaaaacacccttgttgcccacattttgtgcgctttcagatgcataataaaaggcttcaggccagaaatgtttcattatttcagtgagaaattacctctttcttaaagcTACGTTAAGTAACCAATAAGTTTTTagctaacaattactttaagTAACtacatagtgtccagtgcatttaaactttaatttttgtttaccaaaGGCGATTTTTTATCACAGGTGTGCATTCTGGTGAAAATGTCTATAGATTATTTTGAATTGAGCAGAAACAATTTGACTTGAGGGGACTTGAACCAGCTACCTCCGAACTAATAGGTGCTGGCGCTCTACTAACTGATGTATGTAGCCCTTAaatccattggacactttcggatcataattttttttttaagttcacatatttacaaataactttcagggtttacagaaggtaatggtgaaagacttctcttgaaatattattccatgaaatgcttcactttttgagaaaacattaaaacgaaacgtgcggaaacaagggtggcttttcccgttattttctcccgactccgatgacctattgagcctaaattttcacaggtttgttattttatatataagttgtgatacacgaagtgtgggcctgggataatactgttaaccgaaagtgtcccaTGGCTTTcattggcggtctccctatctAGTCGATGTCTTTGTTCTGGTCAGAAGCAGGGGTTTGGTTTTAacacatcttaaaaaaaaaaaacagttttttttgtataaccTTGACAACCCCTGTCCAATTTGTAATCATTGTGTTATAATGTCtgaaaacttaaaataaaataaagatagaaagccattcaacctgtttttcttgttttttcttttcttccttttACTTGTAGGAGGACAAGCCTCTGCTAGACCTATTTAGTTTTGATTACAGATGTGGTCCCTTTCTTATCCCTTCGACTATCACATTGTATTCattctttgtgattttgttccCCCAGGTGGTTAGTAAAAGAGAAGGCTGGTTCCATTTTGAGCTTCCCCGAGAGAGGAACGACTGGACCCAACTGGTGCACCGTCTCCAGATAACCAACGCTGCCGAAGAATCATCCTCACAGGAGGCTCGACCGACCACCTTCCCGCCGATCTCACTCGCCGATCAACGGCTTCCAATCCTGTCCGTAGCAGTCGACGTGAACCGCAAACGCAAACGTTTACGGCGTCAGAACTCCAACATCTGCCAATCTGGCACGGACACCTGCTGCCTGCATCGATTCCAGGTGCAGATGTCCGATGTACTCCAGGGCATTGTGGAGCAACCCACCACCATGTTCGCCAACTTCTGCAAGGGGAGCTGCATGCACGTCATCAACTTCGAGACGCTCCACGCCAACGTGATGAGGGACCGCGCCCTGATTGAGACGGACGCCGATCTTAAGAAGGAGCTTACCCCGTGCTGTGTGCCCGTGGATTACTTCGACCCACTGTCTATCATCATACGCAATCAGAACAACACTTTCAGTACGCACATTGTGAGCAGTATCTCGGCAAGATCGTGCGGCTGTAAGTGAGGACTATACAcccatctccccccccccccgatcccTGCACGACAGAATATTCATGATAACTTTCGGACAGAATTAAAAGCCGCGTCATAATTGGCGGCTATGGCTACTGCGTCATCAtacgttgaagtataggacgtcctttaGCAACACACATTGCAGCAGtcctagccatagctgtagccaccaattcctAAAAGGCATATGACAATTAACTTGTACGGTGTTTTCGAAGCCGGAGACGAGGCCTAAGCCGAGGTACGgacgaagagaaaaaaaatgattcgtAAACTTGTCCAGTCCATCTAAGCCAGTCGATGTTGCGCCCTCCACCGGCGACTAATATATAACGAGCTAGCTAATGGCCGCCAATTAAGATCAGTAGGGATGTAAAAACCTTATCCACATACACCCCTGACCGGGTGGGATTCGCAgtggggtccacagaggtgacaGACAGTGCAAAAACAAGTCAGCCAATCTGAATCACCTGGACCCATTTTCATATAGCCGTTAAGCAGCAAATACGGCTTAGCAATGAgtagggcaccagttgcaacactTTATGGATTTTTGGCTGCTAATCAGTTTCTGTTATTAAGCATAGTTTGTATTTGCTTAATGATTGTAGCTATGCTTTTATGCCTTATGAAAGTGTGCACAGGACTCAATTTTATGGTGCTgattaccgctgaattctgcgcctGTGACCTCACCATGTAAATCGTGTGATTCTATAGGCCGCAGGCGCACAAAATCGCGGTAAGAAGAGCCATAAAAATTTGCCTTACATTTTGTTCGCTTTCCACGAATATTATGGTTGTAAGTTAATTATCTTACTCTCCACACCATGACGTAATCTTTAAATCTGATGGGAATGTGATGGTCTCTTTATTTAAGCAGTTGGCACTCTCAAGACACGGGCAGGCTTCAAAAGACTGCTCTTTCTTACATGCGTTGCGCTTGCTCGTACCAAGcttataaaataacataaatataACGTCTTGCCACCCTAAACATGGAACGTTGATTCGTTGGCCTTCCCCCAAACGGGGAGAGAAAGACGAAGAATAAGAAGAGGTAGAAAAAGAAGACTTTTTGGTTTAACTTTTCAATTACATCTTCTTCATAACATTGAACTTGAAGCCACTCGTTATTGTATACAACATTACAGGGTATTTATTACGTTGAGAACACAATAAGTTGCAGCATAATACAATTTTGCAGtaagacaaaacacaaaaccGGATGAAAAATAACTGGGATTAGAACCTAATCCAAGGGGGACGAAAACGgaccatgccccccccccccccaccttcaaAAAAGATACGAAGCCAAACTAGAAGATGAAAGAAAATGAGACAAAGAAGAATAAGAagtagaagaagaagaagaaaacatatTGATGCGTTATTTACTAtgaattttaaagacactgtataAACGTTTGGTAAAATATAttcaaataaatattagcataaaagcttacttggtaacaagcaaaggagagctgttgatagtataacacattgtaagaaacgactccctctgaagtaacgaggtttcgagaaagaggaattttcttactaaaatattaaaacacttcagccgaagccttttattcggcagatgaaatcacacaaaatttgtacaacaacggtgttttttctttcaccattacttttcttgcaacttcgacaaccaattgagcccaaattttcacagatttgttactttgtgcatatgttgggatacaccaagagagaacactggtctttgacaattaccaggcCCACCTGTCTTTACAActataaatgtttattattttaatatgaaaaacaaaatgcaaagtttaacaaaattatgaattaaaataaatgttaaggtgtgaagaaagaaaaaaatgaaatggtttctgtttttatttattatgccCGGGTCCTTGGCTGCTTGATGTGAAGCAATCAATCTAACTTTTTTAgggtaacattttaaaaatggatattcgaaattgaccgagaaaacctatagtataaTTATAGCTCCATGATGTATTTTTCTGCTCTAGTGACATATCATGTGTCTTCCTTTTCAAATCTGCTCTGGATGGGAGAGTCCCATCAAGTAACCTATTAATAGCTACCCTGGATAATTCATTTGATTGGCCCCCGGGAAAGTAAGGATGTCTTTTAGGGACACCCTTTTCCGATGTGTGGGGCTGACACGACGATCAGATCAATCTTTATAGAGTAAAAGTTCATGTTAAAGGGTTTAGGCTTCTTTTTGTACGACCTAAAACTCAAACGGCCACAGATTGATGATAAtgatgtagaaagcttccctataaatattatttgctgaagtgctgttgtttttgagaattgagtaaaCCAATCACTCGAAAGTTACTTTAACTTGTACAActtaccagtactggtatttacgcgactctcctgaaaacctcactctgtgatttttcactttttgttctcgaaaacttgacgactaaatGAAGCTGAAATTTCTACAAGTAAATTATGTTACATACATCTTAAGACACAGTGAGATGAATTCATGTTATGGCATAAAAATGTgatatacaaaaggtatcaaaaccattTAAAGGAGCAGTGTTTATATATAATCGGTTATCTtttgaaaatgtgtattttcGTAACGGGCTTCAAATGAGCGGATGTCAAAAAGTGGATGGCCGTCCATAAGCATAACTTTATCAATAATGGAAAGAATgtattttaaagtaaatttgacAATAATTTGCTGTCGAAGTGAATCCCCGATACCAGCCCCCGTAGTCCAATGGTAAAGTTTTGTATCTAAAAGCTGCTGAGTATTTTCGagtgttcttaaaggcactggacactattgctaattactcggaataattattgttagcagtctgaagccttttatcaagcatctgaaagcagacaaatttgtgcaacaagggggcggtttttttctttcactattttgtTACAACGTCAATAACCGATTGAGCGCAACTTTAAACgggtttttaattaaaaatatacatatgttgggatacaacaagtgttaataattttggtccttggcaattaccaaacgtgtccagtgcctttaagccatgTTTTCATCGGCCCGTGAGGGAAGACGGGGAGGGGCTACACCGATGTAAACCCGGCCTACATTACCTCTGTGATGCCCCTTCGACACAGCCTGCTCTAGAAACTAAATCAACCCTGAAGTAGAGTCACGGAAGTGTTGTTAAGGATCACCTCCCTCACCTGAAGACAGTTGGACTGATTTTTATAATTCCCCTCATCCCTTCCAAACGGAAAGATGGACTGCCAGTTTGTCTTACACAGCGgatttgttatttataaagGCGTCATTGAACCTTAATTTGTTACTTCCAACAGATATCCGAGAGTTACGCCCAAGTAACTGCAACTCGGCAGAAGACTACTAGGCTGTcaatgactttaaaggcagtggacactattggtagttgctcagaataattgttagcataaaaacttaattggtaaaaagcaatgaagagctgtcgatagtataaaacattgtgagaaatggctccctatgaagtaacgtagtgttcgagaaagaagcagttttccactaaaatatttgaatttgatttcgagaccacagaattagatattgaggtcccgaaatcaagtatctgatagcacacaacttcgtgtgaccagggtgttttccttccattattatatcgcaacttcgacgaccaattgagtttaaatgctcacaggttcgttattttgtgcataattttatgttgagatacaccacgtgagaagactgatctttgacagttaccaaaagtgtccagcgtctttaaaggcactgaacactttaaattgtcaaagacctgcagaattctcacttggtgtatcccaacatgcatacaataaaaaatcTTTGCGAATAGTTTGACTCATTAATTATTCaaagaagttgcaagaaaatagtgaacgaaaaaaacccaacataattgttgcataaatgttgatgctttcagatgcctaaaaggcttcagctgaaatcttgtattatttgagtgagaaattaccttttttttttctcaaagactacgttacttctcagggagccgtttctcacaagtttgttatggtaacaattattttgagtttaaaattattaccaaaagtgcccaGTCCTTTAAACTCCCGCACGAAGTGGCTTTTTATGGttactaagcacaaaaatttgcttagcatgaaatttcttccttgataaaaacaggattacaaacaaaatttccatttgctgcatattgcttattacaggtattcagctgttgtttgcttatcctgaaaatcacgtggaaatttgg
The sequence above is drawn from the Asterias amurensis chromosome 13, ASM3211899v1 genome and encodes:
- the LOC139945982 gene encoding uncharacterized protein; the protein is MNPMETAGTLMTFLVTLTLSGTHHTLGSTVSPSGYIRVEEGTPSDPFSPLNGYQAAAQSPDTGEFPSPTVRHTPNSSSTSQSKQSEEDPDATPSYPPQETGNPPQETGQPTEEEEEVIDGLTARERNIRIMILRQQLMVKLGLTSLPPKSEAKPPRSLPLALKKRLLEHGTPQRDLPVYQPPESGMTEVLASAEKETNCSGFGYCFKFRLVKDIIGKQIKSVNLWLYLTAEEGNRSALRQITVMLLTVGEGDIVRKELATKVVSKREGWFHFELPRERNDWTQLVHRLQITNAAEESSSQEARPTTFPPISLADQRLPILSVAVDVNRKRKRLRRQNSNICQSGTDTCCLHRFQVQMSDVLQGIVEQPTTMFANFCKGSCMHVINFETLHANVMRDRALIETDADLKKELTPCCVPVDYFDPLSIIIRNQNNTFSTHIVSSISARSCGCK